A window of the Nitrosopumilus ureiphilus genome harbors these coding sequences:
- a CDS encoding response regulator: MNPLRFSKILIVDDSAFMRTFVKRTLKEAQIGSRYYEANDGKEAISKYVAFRPDVTIMDIVMPNVDGVKATMAIKQYDPNARIIVISSKDNKETVQDVVEKGGARDYLLKPCDSSAIVMAVSKQIVVSRHKKKQ; this comes from the coding sequence ATGAATCCGTTACGATTTAGTAAAATTCTCATAGTTGATGATTCTGCATTTATGAGAACGTTTGTAAAAAGAACTCTCAAAGAAGCACAGATTGGAAGTAGATATTACGAAGCAAATGATGGAAAGGAAGCAATTTCCAAGTATGTTGCTTTTAGACCTGATGTTACAATCATGGACATTGTAATGCCTAATGTCGACGGAGTAAAAGCCACAATGGCAATCAAACAATATGATCCTAATGCAAGAATCATTGTTATTTCATCAAAAGACAATAAAGAAACAGTACAAGATGTAGTAGAGAAAGGTGGGGCAAGGGACTATCTTCTCAAACCATGTGATTCTAGTGCAATAGTGATGGCAGTGTCAAAACAAATAGTCGTTAGCAGACATAAAAAAAAACAATAA
- the dinB gene encoding DNA polymerase IV: protein METRVVFHVDFDYFYAQCEETRSPELKTKPVCVCVFSDRGGGSGAIATANYTARKYGVKAGMPIAFAKKRLEDRKDAVFLSVDFDFYSEISEKAMEIMKSNADVFEYVGRDEAYLDVTKRVEGDFKKASHLAQQIKNSIREKIKLSCSIGISPNKLISKIASDFRKPDGLTVVTPDKMNEFLEPLKIRVIPGIGKKTEERFSEMKLETIQDLKKLDVFTLNKEFGRKSGTYIYNAVRGIDNEPVKEREASIQYSKISTLKKDSKDYQFLSENIVELCKEVHNVLLKNNRTFKSVGIHLVQSDLSSKSKSRMLRNPTTSLEELQKNADQLLKEALENQTDTIRRLGVKVAELSEVQGQSSITNYF from the coding sequence TTGGAAACAAGAGTAGTTTTCCACGTAGATTTTGATTATTTTTATGCTCAATGTGAGGAGACAAGATCACCTGAATTAAAAACAAAGCCAGTATGTGTTTGTGTTTTCTCAGACAGAGGGGGTGGTAGTGGGGCAATAGCTACGGCCAACTATACTGCAAGAAAATATGGGGTCAAGGCAGGAATGCCAATAGCATTTGCAAAAAAAAGACTGGAAGATAGAAAAGATGCAGTATTTTTGTCTGTAGATTTTGATTTCTATTCAGAAATTTCTGAAAAAGCAATGGAGATTATGAAATCTAATGCAGATGTTTTTGAATATGTTGGAAGAGATGAGGCATATTTGGATGTAACAAAAAGAGTTGAAGGTGATTTTAAGAAAGCTAGTCACCTTGCACAACAAATCAAAAATTCTATTCGAGAAAAAATTAAACTCAGTTGTTCAATTGGAATTTCACCTAACAAGTTAATTTCTAAAATTGCATCTGATTTTCGAAAACCAGATGGTCTCACAGTTGTAACTCCAGATAAGATGAATGAATTTTTAGAACCATTAAAAATTAGGGTAATTCCAGGCATAGGGAAAAAAACTGAAGAGAGGTTTTCTGAAATGAAATTAGAAACAATACAAGATTTAAAAAAATTAGATGTTTTTACTTTGAATAAAGAATTTGGAAGAAAGAGTGGAACTTACATCTACAATGCAGTAAGGGGGATAGATAACGAACCAGTCAAAGAAAGAGAAGCAAGTATACAATATAGTAAAATTTCAACATTGAAAAAAGACTCAAAAGATTATCAATTTCTATCGGAAAATATTGTTGAATTATGTAAAGAAGTGCACAATGTATTACTGAAAAATAATCGAACATTCAAATCTGTTGGAATTCATCTTGTTCAATCTGATTTATCAAGCAAATCAAAATCAAGAATGCTAAGAAATCCAACCACAAGTCTTGAGGAATTACAAAAAAATGCTGATCAGTTACTAAAAGAAGCATTAGAAAACCAGACAGATACAATTAGAAGATTAGGAGTCAAAGTTGCAGAACTTTCAGAAGTTCAAGGACAAAGCAGCATTACAAATTATTTCTAA
- a CDS encoding LysE family transporter: protein MEQFLEFAVLVIAISASGVMAPGPLFAANISYGLREGARSGIKMAIGHSIVEFPLIILLGVGVFSLEIFPEFRTIISILGAITLFVFAILQIKTVFSKKEISEIRPKQSPLITGILLSALNPFFIIWWVTIGFKLISDAMLIWAFAGILILFALHIWMDFAWLGIVSFLASKSSMILSNKNYKILMVSLSFVLVYFGIIFLMDTVY from the coding sequence ATGGAACAGTTTTTAGAATTTGCAGTGTTAGTTATTGCCATTTCAGCATCAGGAGTAATGGCACCAGGACCACTTTTTGCAGCCAATATATCATACGGATTAAGAGAAGGTGCAAGGTCTGGGATTAAGATGGCAATTGGCCATTCAATTGTAGAATTTCCATTAATCATACTATTGGGAGTAGGTGTATTTTCTTTAGAAATATTTCCAGAATTTAGAACAATAATTTCTATTTTAGGTGCAATTACACTTTTTGTATTTGCAATTCTTCAGATTAAAACAGTATTTTCAAAAAAAGAAATTTCAGAGATAAGGCCTAAACAAAGTCCATTAATTACAGGAATTTTACTTAGTGCATTAAACCCATTTTTTATTATCTGGTGGGTTACAATTGGTTTTAAATTAATTTCAGATGCAATGCTGATTTGGGCATTTGCAGGAATTCTAATTTTGTTTGCATTACATATTTGGATGGATTTTGCATGGTTGGGCATAGTTTCATTTCTTGCCTCAAAAAGTTCAATGATCCTATCCAATAAGAATTACAAAATTTTGATGGTCAGTCTAAGTTTCGTATTAGTTTATTTTGGAATAATATTTTTGATGGACACCGTCTATTAA
- a CDS encoding response regulator, which translates to MGTGHNGKEAVDLYEKHKPDIVTIDSVTPKFDGIYATENIHKINPNAKIIMVTGNDGSSFTYLEELGVTAILQKPCSMNKLVDTINKI; encoded by the coding sequence TTGGGAACTGGGCATAATGGTAAGGAAGCAGTAGATTTGTATGAAAAACACAAACCAGACATAGTGACAATAGATTCTGTGACGCCAAAATTTGATGGCATATACGCAACAGAAAATATACACAAAATAAATCCCAATGCCAAAATAATCATGGTGACTGGTAATGATGGAAGTTCATTTACATATTTAGAAGAATTAGGTGTTACTGCCATACTCCAAAAACCATGTAGCATGAACAAATTAGTTGATACAATTAACAAGATATAG
- a CDS encoding response regulator encodes MELSVLMVDDSKFMRENIKNTLSYLKINSIMEAKNGIEGVRAFMKYKPSLVTIDYEMPGLNGIETAMNIREIDKNAKMIIATSIKSNIMAVKGGKIPNLGYVTKSIDPIMIKEAITKLQDNGN; translated from the coding sequence ATGGAATTAAGTGTGCTTATGGTAGATGACTCTAAATTTATGAGAGAGAATATAAAAAATACGCTCTCATATTTGAAAATTAATTCAATTATGGAGGCTAAAAATGGGATTGAGGGAGTTAGAGCATTCATGAAATACAAACCATCCTTGGTAACTATTGATTATGAAATGCCAGGACTAAATGGCATTGAAACTGCAATGAATATTAGAGAAATCGATAAGAATGCCAAGATGATAATTGCCACATCCATCAAATCAAACATTATGGCCGTCAAGGGTGGTAAGATTCCAAATTTAGGATATGTAACAAAGTCCATTGATCCAATCATGATTAAAGAAGCAATTACAAAACTTCAGGACAACGGGAATTAA
- a CDS encoding DNA-binding protein: protein MSDPKKLKDAEDILSEFDSRTKPEPTPEPEPTPEPEPTPEPEPTPEPEPTPEPEPTPEPEPTPEPEPQLSAPEPEPQLSAPEPEPQLSAPEPEPQLSAPEPEPQLSAPEPEPQLSAPEPTSETSETHHPPEERDVIFVGTKPIMTYVSATLTQLSTRPTVTIKARGKRITQAVDVSQMIVKRMDSVGYVISDVRISSDSLTSQDGKQRNVSTMEIDISKN from the coding sequence TTGAGCGACCCTAAAAAATTAAAAGATGCAGAAGATATTTTGTCTGAATTTGACTCTAGAACTAAACCTGAACCAACACCAGAACCTGAACCAACACCAGAACCTGAACCAACACCAGAACCTGAACCAACACCAGAACCTGAACCAACACCAGAACCTGAACCAACACCAGAACCTGAACCAACACCAGAACCTGAACCACAATTATCCGCACCAGAACCTGAACCACAATTATCCGCACCAGAACCTGAACCACAATTATCCGCACCAGAACCTGAACCACAATTATCCGCACCAGAACCTGAACCACAATTATCCGCACCAGAACCTGAACCACAATTATCCGCACCAGAACCAACAAGTGAAACTTCTGAAACCCATCATCCTCCTGAAGAACGTGATGTGATTTTTGTTGGCACTAAACCTATTATGACTTATGTCTCGGCAACTTTAACTCAACTTTCTACAAGACCTACTGTGACAATTAAAGCCAGAGGGAAAAGAATTACTCAAGCAGTTGATGTGTCTCAAATGATTGTAAAAAGAATGGATTCAGTGGGATATGTTATTAGTGACGTAAGAATTTCATCTGATTCTCTTACTTCACAAGATGGGAAACAACGTAATGTTTCCACTATGGAAATTGATATTTCAAAAAATTAG